A section of the Quatrionicoccus australiensis genome encodes:
- the cobT gene encoding nicotinate-nucleotide--dimethylbenzimidazole phosphoribosyltransferase, whose translation MHSKFNIVAPDQGLAAALQHKIDQKTKPRGALGQLETVAKKVGLIQQRLDPEFGQPYMLVFAGDHGAARAGVSAYPQDVTWQMVENFLAGGAAINAFARQNDLHLAIIDAGVAHDFGKRSGLINAKVAPGTANYLEEPAMSAAQCATAIERGGEFCRNLSLNGCNLVGFGEMGIGNTAAASLITHCLTGATLADCVGRGTGLDDAGLARKQGLLEQALQRYRAAGGDNDPARVLAEFGGFEIAMMVGAMLGAAEAKMTMLIDGFIVGAAALTAIRLVPAVADYCIFCHRSAEPGHAAQLQALGAEPLLDLGLRLGEGTGAALAYPLVLAAVNFLNEMASFESAGVSDKSADKD comes from the coding sequence AACATCGTCGCCCCGGATCAGGGGCTGGCCGCCGCGCTGCAGCACAAGATCGACCAGAAGACCAAGCCGCGCGGCGCGCTCGGTCAACTCGAAACGGTGGCCAAAAAGGTCGGCCTGATCCAGCAGCGCCTCGACCCGGAATTCGGCCAGCCCTACATGCTGGTCTTTGCCGGCGACCACGGCGCGGCCCGGGCCGGTGTCTCGGCCTACCCGCAGGACGTGACCTGGCAGATGGTCGAGAATTTCCTCGCCGGCGGCGCCGCGATCAATGCCTTCGCGCGTCAGAACGACCTGCATCTGGCGATCATCGACGCCGGCGTCGCGCATGACTTCGGCAAGCGCTCCGGCCTGATCAACGCCAAGGTGGCGCCCGGCACCGCCAATTACCTCGAAGAACCGGCGATGAGCGCCGCACAGTGCGCCACGGCGATCGAACGCGGCGGCGAGTTCTGCCGCAACCTGTCGCTGAACGGTTGCAACCTGGTCGGCTTCGGCGAAATGGGCATCGGCAACACCGCGGCCGCCTCGCTGATCACGCATTGCCTGACCGGCGCCACGCTGGCCGATTGCGTCGGGCGCGGTACCGGCCTCGACGATGCCGGCCTGGCGCGCAAGCAGGGCCTGCTCGAACAGGCTTTGCAGCGTTATCGCGCCGCCGGTGGCGACAACGATCCGGCGCGCGTGCTGGCCGAATTCGGCGGCTTCGAGATCGCCATGATGGTCGGCGCCATGCTCGGCGCGGCGGAAGCGAAGATGACCATGCTGATCGACGGCTTCATCGTCGGCGCGGCGGCGCTGACCGCCATTCGTCTGGTGCCGGCCGTCGCCGACTACTGCATCTTCTGCCACCGTTCGGCCGAACCGGGCCACGCGGCGCAACTGCAGGCGCTGGGCGCCGAGCCGCTGCTCGACCTCGGCCTGCGTCTGGGCGAAGGCACTGGTGCCGCGCTGGCCTATCCGCTGGTGCTGGCCGCAGTCAATTTCCTGAACGAAATGGCCAGCTTCGAATCGGCCGGCGTTTCTGACAAGAGCGCGGACAAGGACTGA